Genomic segment of Gammaproteobacteria bacterium:
GGTGACTCTAATCTATAAATAAGGAGCTGACGGACTCTTCGGCATTAATACGGCGCATTGTCTCTGCCAGCATTTCGGCAATACTCAATTGTCGTATTCGACCACACGCCTGCGCCTCATCACTTAACGGAATGGTATCCGTAACCACCAACTCATCAATTTGCGAGCCTTCAATATTCTTTACTGCAGACCCTGATAACACCGCATGAGTACAATAAGCAAACACCTTTGCTGCGCCTGCGTCCTTTAGCGCACACGATGCTGCGCATAATGTGCCTGCGGTATCAACCAAATCGTCTACCAAGACACATGTACGGCCTTCAACATCACCAATAATATTCATCACCTTGGCCATATTAGCCTGAGGCCGGCGTTTATCAATAATGGCAAGGTCGGCATCATCCAAGCGCTTGGCCATCGCTCTCGCTCTGACCACACCACCAACATCAGGCGAAACCACCATGGGATTAACGCCCACTCGACGCCAGATATCGCCAAGCAACACCGGTGACGCATAGACGTTATCGACACCAATATTGAAAAATCCTTGTATCTGATCCGAGTGCAAATCAACTGTCAACACACGATCAGTACCGACACTAGCAATCATATCGGCTACTACCTTGGCACTAATCGGTACTCGCGCAGAACGCGGTCGGCGATCTTGTCGCGAATAACCAAAATACGGCATCACTGCAGTGATGCGACTTGCTGCCGAACGCTTCAAGGCATCGACCATCATCAACAATTCCATAATGTGATCGTTTGTCGGCTTGCACGTTGGTTGAATAACAAACACATCGCGCCCACGTACATGTTCAGCCAACTCAATCTGGATTTCACCATCGCTAAAACTGCTCACAAAGGCTTTACCCAAAGGAACATTCAAATGACGTGCGATCTCTTTGGCCAGTGGCCGGTTGGCGTTACCTGAAAACACCATCATCGTCTTATCAATGAACATCGTAAAAACCCACGTTGCACCTTTAACTATGCGTTGACCTTAACGCCCCTGTAGTTCACTAGATCACAGGGGTAATCATCGGCCAAAAAAATATGGCTGGGGTGCCAGGGTTCGAACCTGGGATCACGGGATCAAAACCCGATGCCTTACCGCTTGGCTACACCCCATCCTCTGCTCTACAACAACTTCTAAATCGACATTGACACACGACTTCGCGCTAATAGCCTGTCGGACTTAGGATAAATCTACTGCAAGAAAGCCATTTTGGCTCCTTTTTCCAATCCTTCTTGTCGCCTAAAAACGCCTACTGTTGGTAAATATGCTCAATATTTGCCCAACGGAAATGCCCTTGGAGTACGCCTCAAACAATCAAAAAATAAACTCAAAATAGCTTTCCCTCGCTACGGTCACCTAAATCCAACAGGCTCCGCAACGGTGATACATCTAGCCCTTTTGCAACGAAGCCACGCCACTTACTCGGCATTTTGGCCAAGATTTGCTGCGCCTCGGCTTCATTTTTAAAGCTGGCAAAAACCGATGCTCCGGTTCCTGTCATCCGCGGCTTACCATAATCGGCCAACCAGGCTAAGGCTTCGAGAACGGCAGGGTAGCGACGTGCAACCACTGATTCAAAGACATTAATGCCAATACCGCGGAAAAATCCCGCTATTGTGATGGGAGGACAATTCCTTGTCAATTCAAGTAATGAAAATATTTCTTTGGTATTAACATGACACGGTGGCGTAATGACCAAATAATAGCGCTCACCCAAGCGTTCAAGCAGGTCAATTGGCTCTAATTGCTCGCCAATACCCTCAGCCCAGGCCGACCGCCCATAAACAAATACCGGCACATCAGCGCCCAGTTTAAGCGCTAATTGCAATAATTCCTGCTCGCTCAACTGTGTGTGCCAGAGCTGATTCAAGGCCACCAACGTTGTCGCAGCGTCAGAACTGCCGCCACCGAGGCCACCGCCCAAGGGTAGTCGCTTGTCGAGATAAATACGCACCCCTTGCTGACATTGTACATGCGACTGCAACAAACGCGCAGCACGTACCACCAAATCTTCATCGGCTGACACACCGTCAATCTCATTAACTCGCGTCACCACGCCATCATCAGTAATGTCAAAATTAAGCTGGTCACCAAAATCCAGTAACTGAAAAACGGTTTGTAAGACATGATACCCATCATCTCGACAACCGGTAATATGCAAAAATAAGTTGAGTTTGGCGGGCGCTGGCCAGGCAGTCATTTCAGGGCACCTTTATGTGCACTTAACCATCGTGTGAAACATACTAGTGTTCATTGTTTTTCACCAAGGCGCCAACGATCCAACACTAACTTTAAACGTAAGCTGTCATTTTTGATTTGAATTTTACGTGGCAGTTTAACGCCGCGTAATGGCCGATAGGCAGAATAATCAACTTGCCAACCTTGTTGTTTGAGCTGATCGAGCACGCCTGACTCATTCAATGCAATGGCGTCAACCTGACCTGGCGCCGGCAAGCCGCGCAACCAGTACGACAATGAGGACACCGGCACGGCCCAACCTAAGTGTTGCAATAGCAAGGACTCGGCATCGTTGGTTACTACCGCTGGCTGGCCAGCAATATGCACACTCACGCTATCATTATTACCGTCGATAGTGACAGCACCCTGGCCGAATGGCCCAGCCAGTCTAACGTGGTAACTGGCATTGTCTTGCTGCCATGTTAACGTGGCGCTCCCGCTGTCACTCTCGCTACGCAGTGCAGCCCGCCCTTTGGTGCTCCATTGCGAGTAATGCGCTAGTTGCCGCTGGTGTTCGCTCCATAGAGCTTGCACATTATCAGAGGCGTCAACAATAGCTGGTTTAGGCACCGTGCTGCATGAGGCAAGCCAGCACACCACCCAAACAACTGCGACAATACGGCAATAAAAATCAGTATAAGATTTCAACACAAATAGAATTAGATTTTAGGAGCTATAGGCCAAAACGCTGCATTACTTCTTGTAACACTTCATTTCCAGCGTCTTGCTCTGCTGCCTCACGCCAAACGCGACGTGCTTCGCTACGCTTACCCGTCACCCAAAGAATTTCGCCCAGGTGCGCTGAAATTTCAGCGTCAGACTGAATCTCTAATGCCCGGCGAATATAGCTGAGGGCTTCGTCATAATTACCTAAACGAAATTGCAGCCAACCATAACTGTCGAGAATAAAATGGCTGTCGCCTTCAAGCTCAAGTGCGCGCTTAATATATTTTTCTGCCTCATCATAGCGTGTCGTCCTATCGGCTAAATAGTAGCCCAACGCATTCAGCGCGTCGGTATTGTCCGGCTCGCGAGCAAGAATCGCTTGTGCATCTTGTTCAAACAATTCAAAACGATCTATTTGTGCATAGGCCAGGCTGCGCGCATATAAGAGTTGCACATTATCTGGCTGAGTCGCCAACGCTTCGGTGTAAACTGCAATAGCATCGTCATAAAGCTTGGCGTCCTGTAACAAGCCCCCTTCAGTAAGGCTGGCCTGCGTTGCCATCGCCGGAATATTGGTACGCAATACACTTAGCTGTGCACGTGCCGCTGGAATATCGCCTTGCATTGCTGTCAAAACGGCAATACGAATTTGCGCGTCAGTATAATTTTGCCCCCCTGTCACCTGCGAATATAAACGCAGAGCGTCGCCGATATTTTCTCGCACTTCAGCGATGCGCGCCAGATTATAAGGCACGCCTGGATTGGATGACCCACGCTGATACAAGGCCTCAAATTGTGCTTGGGCGGCATCAATTTGTTGTAATTGTAATAACAACAAGCCGCTGGCAAAAACCACCTGATCATTGTCAGGCGCCAACTCTGACAAGCGCTGATACTGGCTTAAGGCATCTTCATAACGCTCAATATCAATCAATAAACCGGCATAGGTTGAACGCAAATCAACATTATTTGGCTGCTTTGCCAGCGCTGCCGCTAGAAATTCAGCAGCCTCGTCATTTTTTTGCATACGACGC
This window contains:
- the lolB gene encoding outer membrane lipoprotein LolB; the encoded protein is MKSYTDFYCRIVAVVWVVCWLASCSTVPKPAIVDASDNVQALWSEHQRQLAHYSQWSTKGRAALRSESDSGSATLTWQQDNASYHVRLAGPFGQGAVTIDGNNDSVSVHIAGQPAVVTNDAESLLLQHLGWAVPVSSLSYWLRGLPAPGQVDAIALNESGVLDQLKQQGWQVDYSAYRPLRGVKLPRKIQIKNDSLRLKLVLDRWRLGEKQ
- the ispE gene encoding 4-(cytidine 5'-diphospho)-2-C-methyl-D-erythritol kinase; translated protein: MTAWPAPAKLNLFLHITGCRDDGYHVLQTVFQLLDFGDQLNFDITDDGVVTRVNEIDGVSADEDLVVRAARLLQSHVQCQQGVRIYLDKRLPLGGGLGGGSSDAATTLVALNQLWHTQLSEQELLQLALKLGADVPVFVYGRSAWAEGIGEQLEPIDLLERLGERYYLVITPPCHVNTKEIFSLLELTRNCPPITIAGFFRGIGINVFESVVARRYPAVLEALAWLADYGKPRMTGTGASVFASFKNEAEAQQILAKMPSKWRGFVAKGLDVSPLRSLLDLGDRSEGKLF
- a CDS encoding ribose-phosphate diphosphokinase, with product MMVFSGNANRPLAKEIARHLNVPLGKAFVSSFSDGEIQIELAEHVRGRDVFVIQPTCKPTNDHIMELLMMVDALKRSAASRITAVMPYFGYSRQDRRPRSARVPISAKVVADMIASVGTDRVLTVDLHSDQIQGFFNIGVDNVYASPVLLGDIWRRVGVNPMVVSPDVGGVVRARAMAKRLDDADLAIIDKRRPQANMAKVMNIIGDVEGRTCVLVDDLVDTAGTLCAASCALKDAGAAKVFAYCTHAVLSGSAVKNIEGSQIDELVVTDTIPLSDEAQACGRIRQLSIAEMLAETMRRINAEESVSSLFID
- a CDS encoding tetratricopeptide repeat protein, which codes for MVIVVFTGLASCVNTKKSERSTATVATQQATTAPSLDKEDLYDFLVADLSTQRQNYDVAAANYFNLARRTADASLAESAARSAMQSGDSKQALSALELWLDIKPDDERALASVVRLYLSEQRIDDAYARLEQIRNGRGKEEGKGFLYVARLLAATRQREAATELIDRLTAAHDGDIDASYARSYLALQFGQYERANSELEPVLQQRGDQQQVILQKTLILRRMQKNDEAAEFLAAALAKQPNNVDLRSTYAGLLIDIERYEDALSQYQRLSELAPDNDQVVFASGLLLLQLQQIDAAQAQFEALYQRGSSNPGVPYNLARIAEVRENIGDALRLYSQVTGGQNYTDAQIRIAVLTAMQGDIPAARAQLSVLRTNIPAMATQASLTEGGLLQDAKLYDDAIAVYTEALATQPDNVQLLYARSLAYAQIDRFELFEQDAQAILAREPDNTDALNALGYYLADRTTRYDEAEKYIKRALELEGDSHFILDSYGWLQFRLGNYDEALSYIRRALEIQSDAEISAHLGEILWVTGKRSEARRVWREAAEQDAGNEVLQEVMQRFGL